Proteins found in one Streptococcus anginosus subsp. whileyi MAS624 genomic segment:
- a CDS encoding acyl-CoA thioesterase — translation MVLETRNIAIQGTYGERFQHCWGCGPKNESGLHLKTYPSLNGTSCISKITPAQQYTGGVPANLFGGMIAMIFDCHGTASAAWFAHQNKGLDLTEETVIGRFITARLEIDYKSPTPIDEEITVISRLEKLGQRKAIVAMEMTVAGQVRAKARMVAVAVKDNM, via the coding sequence ATGGTTTTGGAAACAAGAAATATTGCTATTCAAGGTACTTATGGTGAGCGATTCCAGCATTGTTGGGGATGCGGTCCTAAGAATGAGTCAGGCTTACATTTAAAAACTTATCCTAGTCTAAACGGAACTAGCTGCATTAGTAAGATAACACCAGCTCAACAGTATACCGGTGGTGTTCCAGCTAATCTATTCGGCGGTATGATTGCCATGATTTTTGACTGTCATGGTACCGCTTCAGCAGCCTGGTTTGCTCATCAAAATAAGGGCTTAGATTTGACAGAAGAAACGGTCATTGGACGATTTATCACAGCTCGCTTGGAAATAGATTATAAAAGTCCAACGCCCATTGATGAGGAAATTACGGTTATCTCTCGACTTGAAAAACTAGGCCAAAGAAAAGCCATTGTGGCAATGGAGATGACAGTAGCGGGTCAGGTGCGTGCCAAAGCTAGAATGGTAGCAGTCGCAGTGAAAGATAACATGTAG
- the trkA gene encoding Trk system potassium transporter TrkA, with translation MKIIVVGGGKVGSALCRSLVAEKHDVILIEQNEAVLNRITKRYDIMGIVGNGANFKILEQADVAHCDIFIAMTEHDEVNMVSAVLAKRMGAKETIVRVRNPEYSNSYFKEKNILGFSLIVNPELLAARYIANIIEFPNALSVERFANGRVSLMEFKVKQNSDLCQMTMSQFRKKFGNVLICAINRNGQLLIPDGEITILQNDIIYVTGNRVDVILFHNFVRPKVIKSLMLIGAGKIAYYLLNILKNSKIKLKVIEINPKHAEWFSQEFPHLHIVQGDGTAKNILLEESAQHYDAVATLTGVDEENIISSMFLESMGVQKNITKVNRTSLLEIIDSQEFSSIVTPKRIAVDTIMHFVRGRVNAQYSDLQAMHHLANGQIETLQFQIKEENKMTGRPLSSLKLKKGVLIAAIIRNGKPIFPTGEDHIQIGDQIIVTTLIQNITQIYDLLER, from the coding sequence ATGAAAATTATTGTCGTTGGTGGCGGTAAAGTAGGCTCTGCACTTTGTCGTTCACTTGTGGCTGAAAAACACGATGTGATTCTCATTGAGCAAAACGAAGCCGTACTGAATCGCATCACCAAGCGTTATGATATTATGGGCATTGTTGGTAACGGTGCCAATTTTAAAATTTTAGAGCAAGCTGATGTAGCGCATTGCGATATTTTTATTGCCATGACAGAGCATGACGAAGTCAATATGGTATCAGCTGTGTTGGCTAAAAGAATGGGAGCAAAAGAAACGATTGTTCGCGTTCGCAACCCAGAGTATTCAAATTCTTATTTTAAAGAAAAAAATATCCTTGGTTTCTCTCTCATAGTCAACCCTGAATTGCTAGCAGCACGCTATATTGCAAATATCATTGAATTTCCAAATGCGCTTTCTGTTGAGCGATTTGCCAATGGACGCGTCAGCTTAATGGAATTTAAAGTTAAGCAAAATAGTGACCTCTGTCAGATGACCATGTCTCAATTTCGCAAAAAATTTGGCAATGTCTTGATTTGTGCCATTAACCGCAATGGACAATTGCTCATTCCAGATGGTGAAATTACCATTTTGCAGAATGATATAATCTATGTCACTGGAAATCGGGTGGATGTTATTCTTTTCCATAATTTCGTTCGACCAAAAGTTATAAAAAGTTTGATGCTCATTGGAGCAGGGAAGATTGCTTATTACCTACTCAATATTCTAAAAAATAGCAAAATCAAACTGAAAGTGATTGAAATCAATCCAAAGCATGCTGAATGGTTTAGCCAAGAATTTCCACATTTACATATCGTTCAAGGTGACGGTACTGCAAAAAACATTCTGCTAGAAGAAAGTGCGCAACACTATGATGCTGTTGCCACTTTGACTGGTGTCGATGAGGAAAATATCATTTCATCGATGTTCCTTGAAAGCATGGGCGTGCAAAAAAATATCACGAAAGTCAATCGAACTAGCTTGCTTGAAATCATTGACAGTCAGGAATTTTCAAGCATTGTAACACCAAAGAGAATCGCTGTCGACACGATTATGCACTTTGTCCGCGGACGTGTGAATGCCCAATATTCTGATTTACAAGCCATGCACCACCTTGCCAATGGACAAATCGAAACCCTGCAATTTCAAATAAAGGAAGAAAATAAAATGACTGGAAGACCACTTTCCAGCCTCAAACTGAAAAAAGGTGTCTTGATTGCTGCCATTATCCGAAATGGAAAACCTATTTTCCCAACGGGGGAAGACCACATTCAAATAGGCGACCAAATCATCGTCACGACACTAATCCAAAATATCACGCAAATATATGATTTGTTAGAGAGGTAA
- a CDS encoding tRNA (cytidine(34)-2'-O)-methyltransferase, which yields MTTFQNHIVLFEPQIPQNTGNIARTCAATNSPLHIILPMGFPIDDRKMKRAGLDYWDKLDITYYDNLEEFMSKMDGQLYLISKFAEKVYAEENFATAGNHYFMFGREDKGLPEDFMRDHSEKALRIPMNDEHVRSLNLSNTVCMMVYEALRQQDFTGLDLVHHYAHDKLK from the coding sequence ATGACAACATTTCAAAATCACATTGTTCTTTTTGAACCACAAATTCCTCAAAATACAGGAAATATCGCACGGACTTGTGCGGCAACCAATTCACCTCTTCATATCATTTTACCAATGGGATTTCCGATTGATGACCGTAAGATGAAACGAGCTGGCTTGGATTATTGGGATAAGCTGGACATTACTTATTATGACAATTTAGAAGAGTTCATGAGTAAAATGGATGGACAATTGTATTTGATTTCTAAGTTTGCGGAGAAGGTTTATGCGGAAGAAAATTTTGCAACTGCTGGAAATCACTATTTCATGTTTGGGCGTGAGGATAAGGGATTGCCAGAAGATTTTATGCGTGATCATTCTGAAAAAGCCCTGCGTATTCCTATGAATGATGAACATGTCAGAAGTCTGAATTTGTCAAATACAGTTTGTATGATGGTGTATGAAGCCCTGCGCCAGCAAGATTTTACAGGATTAGATCTAGTACATCACTATGCACATGACAAATTAAAATAG
- a CDS encoding ECF transporter S component: protein MTHTRKMAVVAILSAISFLLMFFDFPILPGASFLKLDFSILPILLGLVVLDLGGALSILLVRSALKLLLNNQGVNTYIGLPMNIIAVAVFVIAFALIWKKEQTTVRFLIASVVGTLGLTLAMLILNYAYAIPLYATFANFDISKILGVANYLFAMVIPFNLLEGVVFAVAFWLIYLLLKPILIKYEK from the coding sequence ATGACACATACACGCAAAATGGCTGTTGTTGCCATTCTTTCAGCAATTTCATTTTTGCTGATGTTCTTTGATTTCCCGATTTTACCGGGGGCTAGCTTTTTAAAGCTAGATTTCAGTATTTTACCAATCTTACTGGGATTAGTGGTGCTGGATTTAGGTGGTGCTTTGAGCATTTTATTGGTTCGTTCGGCGCTCAAACTGCTGCTGAACAATCAAGGCGTCAATACTTATATTGGCTTGCCGATGAATATCATTGCGGTTGCTGTTTTCGTAATTGCTTTTGCTTTGATTTGGAAAAAAGAGCAGACAACCGTTCGTTTTCTAATCGCTTCTGTGGTGGGGACGCTCGGATTGACCTTGGCAATGCTGATTCTCAACTATGCCTATGCTATTCCACTCTATGCAACATTTGCTAATTTTGATATTTCAAAGATTCTGGGCGTGGCAAACTATCTATTTGCAATGGTCATTCCATTTAATCTATTAGAAGGTGTGGTTTTTGCAGTTGCTTTCTGGCTGATTTATCTGCTTTTGAAACCAATTTTAATCAAGTATGAAAAATAA
- a CDS encoding phosphatase PAP2 family protein, which produces MKNKQTFLTKGSFALLLFVILGYVVKFHPNYLKGFDWPIQTILRGDLPDSLTFFFSNVTSLINIPVIITWVVVLVGLFLYKKWWSEAILLAGNLALTGILVALLKNVYQRPRPTIQHLVEEGGFSFPSGHALASTLVVGALVIIVSQRVKNRHLRHLLQVLLMVFILTIMTSRVYLGVHYPTDVLGSLFLGLGMLHIEFPYYDKLRFQWRFIRKQN; this is translated from the coding sequence ATGAAAAATAAACAAACGTTTTTAACCAAGGGCTCTTTTGCCCTTTTACTTTTTGTGATTTTAGGATATGTTGTCAAGTTTCATCCTAATTATTTAAAAGGCTTTGATTGGCCAATTCAGACAATTTTGCGTGGGGATTTACCAGATTCTTTGACATTTTTCTTTTCTAACGTGACAAGTCTAATCAACATACCCGTTATTATAACTTGGGTTGTAGTTTTAGTTGGTCTTTTCCTTTATAAAAAATGGTGGAGTGAGGCGATTCTTTTGGCTGGAAATCTTGCTTTGACGGGAATTTTAGTGGCTCTTTTGAAAAATGTCTATCAACGTCCTCGTCCTACGATCCAACATTTAGTAGAAGAAGGTGGATTTTCTTTTCCGAGTGGACATGCCTTGGCTTCGACATTAGTTGTTGGGGCGTTAGTGATTATTGTGAGCCAGCGCGTGAAAAATCGTCATCTCAGACATTTGCTGCAAGTGTTACTCATGGTATTCATTCTTACAATCATGACATCTCGCGTTTATCTAGGAGTTCATTATCCAACAGATGTTTTAGGAAGTCTTTTCTTAGGTTTAGGGATGTTGCATATTGAATTTCCTTATTATGATAAGTTGCGCTTCCAATGGCGTTTTATAAGAAAACAAAATTAG
- a CDS encoding MGMT family protein, translating into MNKVLNEKLINQILSVVACIPVGKVATYGQIAQLIGRERNARLVGRVLSQAELYGKFPCHRVVNSAGRLAPAWEEQRHLLWAEGVTFKTNGCVDLKKHQWKPTDISKV; encoded by the coding sequence ATGAATAAAGTATTGAATGAAAAATTAATAAATCAAATTTTATCAGTTGTAGCCTGCATTCCTGTGGGAAAAGTGGCTACCTATGGACAAATTGCGCAGTTGATAGGGCGAGAAAGAAATGCTCGTTTAGTGGGGCGCGTGCTGTCTCAAGCAGAACTTTATGGGAAATTTCCTTGCCATCGTGTGGTTAATTCCGCAGGACGCTTAGCGCCAGCGTGGGAGGAGCAGAGACATCTCCTTTGGGCCGAAGGAGTGACTTTTAAAACGAATGGCTGTGTGGATTTGAAAAAGCACCAATGGAAGCCAACGGACATTAGTAAAGTGTAA
- a CDS encoding TIGR01212 family radical SAM protein (This family includes YhcC from E. coli K-12, an uncharacterized radical SAM protein.), with the protein MKVMKPYNSLNAYYRKLFGEKTFKVPIDAGFDCPNRDGTVAHGGCTFCTVSGSGDAIVAPEAPIREQFYKEIDFMHRKWPEVKKYLVYFQNFTNTHDKVEVIRERYEQAINEPGVVGINIGTRPDCLPDETIAYLAELSERMHVTVELGLQTTYEATSQLINRAHSYELYVETVQRLRKFPKIEIVSHLINGLPGETHEMMIENVRRCVTDNDIQGIKLHLLHLMTNTRMQRDYHEGRLQLLSQDEYVSIVCDQLEIIPKHIVIHRITGDAPRDMLIGPMWSLNKWEVLNAIEQEMNRRGSVQGCKAKEQRFIC; encoded by the coding sequence ATGAAAGTTATGAAACCATATAATTCGTTAAATGCTTATTATCGAAAACTATTTGGAGAGAAGACCTTTAAAGTTCCGATTGATGCTGGCTTTGATTGCCCTAATCGAGACGGAACGGTAGCTCATGGTGGCTGTACTTTTTGTACGGTATCTGGGTCAGGTGATGCCATTGTAGCACCAGAAGCACCGATTCGTGAGCAATTTTACAAGGAAATTGATTTTATGCATCGAAAGTGGCCTGAAGTCAAGAAATATCTAGTTTATTTTCAAAATTTCACCAATACCCATGATAAGGTGGAGGTCATTCGTGAGCGATATGAGCAAGCCATCAATGAGCCAGGAGTTGTAGGTATTAACATTGGAACCAGACCAGACTGCCTGCCTGATGAGACGATTGCTTATCTAGCAGAATTATCTGAACGCATGCATGTGACGGTAGAGCTGGGCTTGCAGACGACTTATGAAGCTACTTCGCAATTGATTAACCGCGCACATTCCTATGAATTATATGTTGAAACGGTTCAACGTCTGCGGAAATTTCCAAAAATCGAGATTGTCTCCCACTTAATCAATGGCTTGCCTGGTGAAACTCATGAAATGATGATAGAAAATGTTCGCCGCTGTGTGACAGACAATGACATTCAAGGGATTAAATTACATCTTTTGCATTTAATGACCAACACACGCATGCAACGAGATTATCATGAAGGACGCTTGCAGCTGCTTAGCCAAGATGAGTATGTTTCTATTGTCTGTGATCAATTAGAAATAATCCCTAAACATATCGTCATTCATCGAATTACAGGGGATGCGCCACGAGATATGTTAATTGGCCCTATGTGGAGTCTCAATAAATGGGAAGTGCTAAATGCGATTGAGCAAGAAATGAACCGTCGTGGCAGTGTTCAAGGATGTAAGGCAAAGGAGCAGCGATTTATATGTTAA
- a CDS encoding tRNA (mnm(5)s(2)U34)-methyltransferase, with amino-acid sequence MLRPLQMAHAFLSEVITKEDIVVDATMGNGYDTLFLAQLAKKVYAFDIQEQAIEQTTKRLAEAKLDNVELLLTGHENVAQYVESIKAAIFNLGYLPSADKTVITQPHTTIQALEKLCQRLVAGGRIAIMIYYGHAGGDVERDAVLDFVSQLPQQEFTVALYKTINQINQPPFLVMIEKLKMT; translated from the coding sequence ATGTTAAGACCATTGCAAATGGCACATGCCTTTTTATCAGAAGTCATAACCAAAGAAGATATAGTCGTAGATGCTACTATGGGAAATGGATATGATACTCTTTTCTTGGCACAATTAGCTAAAAAAGTCTATGCTTTTGATATTCAAGAGCAAGCTATTGAGCAAACCACCAAGCGCTTGGCAGAAGCTAAATTGGACAATGTTGAACTGCTTTTGACAGGTCACGAAAATGTGGCTCAATATGTTGAAAGTATTAAAGCAGCTATTTTTAATCTAGGCTATCTTCCGTCGGCAGATAAAACAGTGATTACGCAGCCACATACAACTATTCAGGCTTTGGAAAAATTATGTCAGCGTTTAGTAGCTGGCGGTCGGATTGCAATCATGATTTACTATGGGCATGCAGGTGGCGATGTGGAGCGAGATGCAGTTTTAGACTTTGTTAGTCAATTGCCGCAGCAGGAATTTACTGTCGCCCTTTATAAAACAATCAACCAAATCAATCAGCCCCCCTTTTTAGTGATGATTGAGAAATTGAAAATGACCTAA
- a CDS encoding cation:proton antiporter produces MDLLLYIIIFLSVLIVSNATNKLFPSLPTPLIQILLGIGLGFFIPVGTFHLETELFLALIIGPLLFREAEESDITSILKHWKIVIYLIFPVIFLSTFSLGFLSHWLWVSLPLAACIAVGAALGPTDLVAFASLSERFTFPRRVENILKGEGLLNDASGLVAFQFALTAWTTGKFSAQEASTSLILSIIGGFIVGGLTAFLNRQLQKLLYTVRASDTAGELLLELSLPLLTFFLAEELHVSGIIAVVVAGIFKASRFKRITLLEAQVDTVTDTIWKTVTFMLNGAVFVILGIELETIAEPILKSPVYDNLRLLLTILLLTIVLFAIRFVMIYGFYFWRSLRLKKRMSKYWRDIALLTFSGVKGTVSIATILLIPTALEQKYPLLLFLVAGVTLLSFLTGLVILPRLSENKEESSDYLMHIAILNDVVQELEEDLKHTKVKAPLYAAIDNYHGRIEHLILEQEGKSVQKDLTDLQLLMLSIESDGLEQAYEERKISNRAYSIYQRYLWNMEQRINRNLASRFTYFLISFFRMTRLLLHEIVTFGSTFRNWLNQDRAKPSKAEREEIAELYLANTEVIIGSLENLKGVYNTALINFLQDSRIRETAIIESSAFIERVITRIKPNNIKEMLRGYYLERKIIFEYEHEKLISASYAKFLRQNVNNLENYSLKETANTLPYDMMNYVRQK; encoded by the coding sequence GTGGACTTACTCCTTTATATTATTATCTTTTTATCTGTTCTGATTGTTTCAAATGCCACCAACAAGCTATTTCCAAGCTTGCCAACGCCACTCATACAAATTCTATTAGGGATTGGCTTGGGATTTTTCATTCCAGTTGGAACGTTTCATTTAGAGACGGAGCTGTTTCTAGCTTTAATCATTGGACCGCTACTGTTTCGAGAAGCAGAAGAAAGCGATATTACCAGTATTCTTAAGCATTGGAAGATTGTTATTTATCTGATTTTTCCAGTTATTTTTCTATCAACTTTTAGTCTTGGCTTTTTGTCACATTGGCTATGGGTGTCCCTTCCTCTTGCAGCTTGTATCGCAGTTGGAGCCGCCTTGGGTCCGACTGATTTAGTAGCTTTTGCGTCCTTATCTGAGCGCTTTACCTTTCCAAGACGTGTAGAAAATATTTTGAAAGGGGAGGGCTTGCTAAATGATGCGAGTGGTTTAGTTGCCTTTCAATTTGCCCTGACGGCTTGGACAACAGGGAAATTTTCAGCTCAGGAAGCCAGCACCTCACTTATCCTTTCAATCATTGGCGGTTTTATTGTGGGTGGTCTAACTGCTTTTTTAAATCGTCAGTTGCAAAAGCTGCTGTATACGGTGCGAGCTTCAGACACAGCAGGAGAGTTGTTGTTAGAATTAAGTTTACCGTTGCTGACATTCTTTTTGGCCGAAGAACTCCATGTATCAGGAATTATTGCAGTGGTTGTGGCAGGGATTTTTAAGGCTAGTCGTTTTAAAAGGATTACTTTATTAGAAGCTCAAGTTGATACCGTGACAGATACGATTTGGAAAACTGTCACATTTATGCTGAATGGAGCGGTCTTTGTCATTTTAGGAATTGAGTTAGAAACGATAGCTGAACCCATTTTGAAAAGTCCGGTTTATGATAATCTTCGACTCCTTCTGACAATTCTTTTACTGACGATTGTGCTATTTGCCATTCGTTTTGTCATGATTTATGGCTTTTATTTCTGGAGAAGTCTGCGTTTGAAAAAGAGAATGTCGAAATATTGGAGAGACATTGCTCTGTTAACTTTTTCAGGCGTGAAAGGAACGGTGTCTATTGCGACCATTCTCTTGATTCCAACAGCGTTAGAACAAAAGTATCCTCTCTTGCTTTTCTTGGTGGCTGGGGTTACGTTGCTTAGTTTTTTGACAGGGCTTGTAATATTACCTCGTTTATCAGAAAACAAAGAAGAATCATCCGACTACCTCATGCATATTGCTATTTTAAATGATGTTGTCCAAGAATTGGAAGAAGATTTGAAACATACCAAAGTTAAGGCTCCGCTTTACGCGGCTATTGATAATTATCATGGACGAATCGAGCATCTTATCCTAGAGCAGGAAGGAAAATCTGTTCAAAAAGATTTGACAGATTTGCAATTGCTGATGCTGAGTATTGAAAGTGACGGCTTGGAACAAGCCTACGAAGAAAGAAAAATAAGCAACCGTGCCTATTCCATTTACCAACGTTATTTATGGAATATGGAGCAAAGAATCAACCGCAACCTTGCTTCGCGCTTCACTTATTTTTTGATCAGCTTTTTCAGAATGACTCGCTTATTGCTGCATGAGATTGTTACATTTGGCTCTACTTTCCGTAATTGGCTCAATCAAGATAGAGCAAAGCCTAGTAAGGCTGAAAGAGAAGAGATTGCCGAACTGTATCTAGCCAATACAGAAGTAATTATCGGGAGTTTAGAAAATCTGAAGGGTGTTTATAATACTGCGCTTATCAATTTCTTGCAAGATTCGCGCATTCGTGAGACAGCAATTATTGAAAGCAGTGCTTTTATTGAACGGGTTATCACGCGTATCAAACCGAATAATATCAAGGAAATGCTACGAGGCTATTATTTGGAGCGGAAGATTATTTTTGAATATGAACACGAAAAGCTGATTTCAGCTAGTTATGCAAAATTTCTCCGTCAAAATGTCAATAATTTAGAAAATTATTCTCTCAAAGAAACCGCCAATACATTACCATACGACATGATGAACTATGTCAGACAGAAATAA
- a CDS encoding DUF1827 family protein produces the protein MKLINTTNSHASLVQSQLESTDATLVETFSAGNTDVVFTQAPFHYEILISNKHRAIREQEVEKIREFFLKRKIDTKSIDASRIKTLYSTNLIEISIPTK, from the coding sequence ATGAAGCTTATTAACACGACAAACAGCCATGCAAGCCTTGTACAAAGTCAATTAGAAAGTACAGATGCTACACTAGTTGAGACTTTTTCCGCTGGAAATACAGACGTCGTCTTTACGCAAGCACCTTTTCATTATGAAATTCTGATTTCAAATAAACACCGCGCCATTCGCGAACAAGAAGTTGAAAAAATTCGAGAATTTTTTTTGAAACGAAAAATTGATACAAAATCGATTGATGCTTCTCGAATTAAGACACTCTATTCAACAAACCTCATTGAAATATCCATCCCAACTAAATAA
- a CDS encoding NUDIX hydrolase — protein sequence MTVATFGEKQEDVQYVNRYGVYAVIPDEKQEKIILVQAPNGAWFLPGGEIEQDEDRLTALKRELIEELGFTAQIGQYYGQADEYFYSRHRDTYFYNPAYIYEVSQYEQSQAPLEDFNQLAWFPIEEAISKLKRGSHKWGIEM from the coding sequence ATGACAGTCGCAACTTTTGGAGAAAAGCAAGAAGACGTTCAATATGTGAATCGCTATGGCGTTTATGCAGTTATTCCAGATGAAAAGCAAGAAAAGATAATTTTAGTGCAAGCCCCCAACGGCGCTTGGTTCTTGCCCGGAGGCGAGATTGAGCAAGATGAGGATCGCTTAACTGCCTTAAAACGTGAACTGATTGAAGAGCTTGGTTTTACTGCTCAAATCGGTCAATATTACGGACAAGCAGATGAATATTTTTATTCTCGCCACCGCGATACCTATTTTTATAACCCTGCTTACATTTATGAAGTAAGCCAGTATGAGCAATCGCAGGCACCTTTAGAAGATTTTAATCAGCTCGCCTGGTTTCCAATCGAAGAAGCTATTTCCAAACTAAAACGTGGCAGTCATAAATGGGGAATTGAAATGTGA
- a CDS encoding PTS sugar transporter subunit IIC yields MTKENTTASLTPKSFLHKVLNGTAIGVIVALLPNCIFAIIFSLDFFKNNAFFATWNVANVLFQATLSAVIGTLVALEFNFKGMKAALLTAIAFVSSGASSKLAGATELLGYLQKQKAPAEITATANKMVTGFYTTGTGDIINVMLICALSVLVLLWLEGKFESFNFVLLPIVGSLLATVGLFTLPYVKMISSLIGQGIIYFTDLQPYLMSVLICVTFAILIVAPISTVAIGLAIGLNGLAAGASAMGVGTTCIVLVVHSFFVNKPGVTAAVALGSMKMMMTNVFEHPISYVPIIATSVVTGLLVPLFTITGTPASAGFGLVGLTGLFASVTGGLSMGLAILAWLVIPTVVAILFRLLFEKVLNLYTADIFKFEP; encoded by the coding sequence ATGACAAAAGAAAACACAACCGCATCACTTACCCCTAAATCATTTTTGCATAAAGTTCTAAACGGAACCGCAATTGGTGTTATCGTAGCCTTGCTTCCTAACTGTATCTTTGCCATTATTTTCTCTTTAGACTTTTTCAAAAATAATGCTTTCTTTGCAACTTGGAATGTGGCTAACGTTCTTTTCCAAGCCACTTTATCTGCCGTAATTGGAACGCTGGTTGCCTTGGAATTTAATTTCAAAGGAATGAAAGCTGCGCTTCTGACAGCCATTGCTTTTGTTAGTTCTGGTGCTTCTAGTAAATTAGCGGGTGCTACAGAGTTATTAGGATATCTCCAAAAGCAAAAAGCCCCTGCTGAAATTACCGCAACTGCAAACAAAATGGTTACTGGATTCTACACGACCGGTACAGGGGACATTATCAATGTCATGCTAATTTGTGCCCTTAGCGTTCTCGTATTGCTCTGGCTAGAAGGAAAATTTGAATCCTTTAATTTCGTTCTTCTGCCAATCGTTGGATCGCTTCTTGCGACTGTGGGGCTATTTACACTTCCTTATGTCAAAATGATTTCTAGCTTAATCGGGCAGGGAATTATCTACTTTACGGATCTTCAGCCTTACTTAATGAGTGTTCTCATCTGTGTTACTTTTGCTATCTTAATCGTGGCTCCAATCTCAACAGTTGCAATCGGTCTTGCCATTGGACTAAATGGACTCGCTGCCGGTGCTTCTGCTATGGGGGTCGGAACAACTTGTATCGTACTTGTTGTTCATTCATTCTTCGTCAATAAACCTGGTGTAACTGCTGCTGTCGCCCTTGGTTCAATGAAAATGATGATGACCAATGTCTTTGAACATCCAATCTCTTATGTTCCTATCATTGCAACTTCTGTTGTAACTGGACTATTGGTTCCCCTCTTCACCATTACCGGGACGCCTGCATCAGCAGGTTTTGGATTAGTTGGTCTGACTGGACTCTTCGCTTCTGTTACAGGCGGACTTTCCATGGGACTGGCAATCTTAGCTTGGCTTGTCATCCCAACAGTCGTTGCCATTCTTTTCCGTCTTCTCTTTGAAAAAGTGCTCAATTTATACACAGCAGATATTTTCAAATTTGAACCTTAA